Proteins encoded in a region of the Isosphaeraceae bacterium EP7 genome:
- the trpS gene encoding tryptophan--tRNA ligase, which produces MRVLSGIQPSGALHIGNYFGAIRQYVELQRGNEAFYFVANYHALTSVRDAGKLRGYVFDVIVDLLALGLDPEVATLFVQSDVPETAELAWLLTTVTPMGWLEKCVSYKDKVQQGLPSDHGLFAYPVLQAADILLYDADLVPVGQDQKQHLEITRDIAERFNHVYGETFRLPKPYILDASAVVPGLDGRKMSKSYGNTIEIFDEPALIRKKVKKIVTDSTPVEAPKDPATCPLFSLYKLFASADDLTDVDRRYREGGIGYGEMKTRLADSIIAAFDEPRARRAEWVANPSRVAEVRAAAAERARKTARPVLDRARAACGAD; this is translated from the coding sequence ATGCGCGTGTTGTCGGGAATCCAGCCGTCCGGGGCCCTGCACATCGGCAATTACTTCGGCGCGATCCGCCAGTATGTCGAGCTGCAACGCGGCAATGAGGCCTTCTACTTCGTGGCCAACTACCACGCGCTCACCAGCGTCCGCGACGCAGGCAAGCTGCGCGGGTACGTGTTCGACGTGATCGTCGACCTGCTGGCCTTGGGGCTCGACCCCGAGGTGGCCACCCTGTTCGTCCAGTCGGACGTGCCGGAGACGGCCGAGCTGGCCTGGCTGCTGACGACCGTCACGCCCATGGGTTGGCTGGAGAAGTGCGTCAGCTATAAAGACAAGGTGCAGCAGGGGTTGCCCTCCGATCACGGGCTGTTCGCCTACCCCGTGCTCCAGGCCGCCGATATCCTGCTGTACGACGCCGACCTCGTCCCGGTGGGCCAGGACCAGAAGCAGCACCTGGAGATTACGCGGGACATCGCCGAGCGGTTCAACCACGTCTACGGCGAGACGTTCCGGCTGCCCAAGCCTTACATCCTGGACGCCTCGGCCGTGGTCCCTGGCCTCGACGGCCGGAAGATGTCCAAGAGCTACGGCAACACGATCGAGATCTTCGACGAGCCGGCGTTGATCCGGAAGAAGGTCAAGAAGATCGTCACCGACAGTACCCCGGTGGAGGCCCCCAAGGACCCCGCCACCTGCCCCTTGTTCAGCCTGTACAAGCTGTTTGCAAGTGCCGACGACCTGACCGACGTGGACCGGCGCTACCGCGAGGGGGGGATCGGCTACGGCGAGATGAAGACGCGGCTTGCCGACTCGATCATCGCCGCTTTCGACGAGCCTCGCGCCCGCAGGGCCGAGTGGGTGGCCAATCCGTCTCGCGTCGCCGAGGTGAGGGCCGCAGCCGCCGAGCGGGCCCGCAAGACCGCCCGCCCGGTGCTCGACCGCGCCCGGGCCGCCTGCGGGGCCGACTGA
- a CDS encoding DUF1559 domain-containing protein produces the protein MRRRHRRGAFTLIELLVVISIIAVLIALLLPAVQSAREAARRIQCTNNLKQLGLSLHNYIDSFGSLPYAGGFYVNTNATTQHKGWGWIPSILPQMEQSNLYNAINFSDSEECIGMSTVRRTSIAAFFCPSDSSPTLQNDRTLPGVPCAGGPTTSDGVVAGQYIATVTHYVGSYGDGYNNGPTDAYAAAGSGLRYGCGGCNASGSNVETPAADCPTPTGAYGSGPNHRGLFDYTSRSGAVTLSGITDGTSNTIMTGHTVTIARSNSLVWFSSTGTTHGTSLPINWILQQSMRKGSWYGSSWMGRGFASMHPGGTNVGMGDGSVRFVKDTISQRTFNALGSRAGGEVISADSF, from the coding sequence ATGCGGCGACGTCATCGTCGAGGGGCGTTCACGCTCATCGAGCTGCTCGTGGTGATCTCGATCATCGCGGTCCTGATCGCGCTCCTCCTGCCCGCGGTGCAAAGCGCCCGCGAGGCGGCCAGGCGCATCCAGTGCACCAATAATCTTAAGCAGCTCGGCCTGTCGCTGCATAACTACATCGACTCGTTCGGCAGCCTGCCTTACGCCGGCGGCTTCTACGTCAACACCAATGCGACGACCCAGCACAAGGGCTGGGGCTGGATCCCCTCGATCCTGCCTCAGATGGAGCAGAGCAACCTATACAACGCGATCAACTTCTCCGACAGCGAGGAGTGTATCGGGATGTCGACGGTGCGGCGAACGAGCATCGCGGCCTTCTTCTGCCCTTCGGACTCGTCGCCCACGCTGCAGAATGACCGGACCCTGCCGGGCGTTCCGTGCGCCGGCGGGCCGACAACGTCGGATGGCGTGGTGGCCGGTCAGTACATCGCGACCGTCACGCATTACGTGGGCAGCTACGGCGACGGCTATAACAACGGCCCGACCGACGCCTACGCCGCCGCGGGCTCGGGCCTGCGTTACGGGTGCGGCGGCTGCAACGCCTCGGGGAGCAACGTGGAGACGCCCGCGGCCGACTGCCCGACGCCGACGGGCGCTTATGGCTCGGGGCCCAACCATCGCGGCCTGTTCGACTACACCAGCCGATCGGGCGCGGTGACGCTCTCGGGCATCACCGACGGAACCAGCAACACGATCATGACGGGGCACACCGTCACGATCGCGCGATCGAACAGCCTGGTCTGGTTCTCCAGCACCGGGACGACCCACGGCACCTCGCTGCCCATCAACTGGATCCTCCAGCAATCGATGCGCAAGGGCTCGTGGTACGGGTCGAGCTGGATGGGCCGCGGCTTCGCCAGCATGCATCCCGGTGGCACCAACGTCGGCATGGGCGACGGCTCGGTCCGGTTCGTCAAGGACACGATCAGCCAGCGGACCTTCAACGCGCTCGGCAGCCGGGCCGGCGGCGAGGTCATCTCGGCCGATTCCTTCTGA
- a CDS encoding PIG-L family deacetylase, translated as MDQPSPLARCTHWQPSFADLLRTVKLSGSHGHLNDVRESLRSAIGPDRPLVMLCPHADDGAITASCLLHEYAVRRGLPVVEVLVFAGERNVAAPWLNDQKKVTVREAEFRLECSVLGAEAVCWNLDAYRSPGYEPSPADIDKIVAWFALRRPGAVIVPPATDAHLAHRMTRALTAIGLIGAGLTDTVVLTGWTPWGPLPRPNAYFTYDGEAERTKEWAIHCHASQILLTDYTEFCSHLGRAYAALAREWAEGHSISGRAARTDDRFVGVELFQIESYDPTRPDLALADPMLKALGILGGHIPNPPSREATAEVAAVAAAASHP; from the coding sequence ATGGACCAACCGTCTCCCCTGGCGCGCTGCACGCACTGGCAACCCTCGTTCGCCGACCTGCTGCGCACCGTGAAGCTGAGCGGCTCGCACGGCCACCTCAATGATGTCCGTGAGTCGCTGCGATCGGCGATCGGACCCGATCGCCCCCTGGTGATGCTCTGCCCGCACGCCGACGACGGGGCCATCACCGCGTCGTGCCTGCTGCACGAGTACGCCGTGCGCCGGGGCCTGCCGGTGGTCGAGGTCCTGGTCTTCGCCGGCGAGCGCAACGTGGCGGCGCCCTGGCTGAACGACCAGAAGAAGGTGACCGTGCGCGAGGCCGAATTCCGCCTCGAATGCAGCGTCCTGGGGGCCGAGGCCGTCTGCTGGAACCTGGACGCCTACCGGAGCCCCGGCTACGAGCCGAGCCCGGCCGACATCGACAAGATCGTCGCCTGGTTCGCGCTGCGCAGGCCGGGCGCCGTGATCGTCCCGCCGGCGACCGACGCCCACCTGGCGCACCGGATGACCCGGGCCCTGACGGCCATCGGCCTCATCGGCGCCGGCCTGACCGACACGGTCGTGCTGACCGGCTGGACCCCCTGGGGCCCCCTGCCCCGGCCCAACGCCTACTTCACTTATGATGGCGAGGCCGAGCGCACCAAGGAGTGGGCCATCCACTGCCACGCCTCGCAGATCTTGCTGACCGACTACACCGAGTTCTGCTCGCACCTGGGCCGCGCCTACGCCGCCCTGGCACGCGAGTGGGCCGAGGGGCACAGCATCTCGGGCCGTGCGGCACGCACCGACGACCGGTTCGTCGGCGTCGAGCTATTCCAGATCGAGTCGTACGACCCGACGAGGCCCGACCTGGCCCTGGCCGACCCGATGCTGAAGGCCCTGGGCATCCTGGGGGGCCACATCCCCAACCCCCCGAGCCGCGAAGCCACGGCCGAGGTGGCAGCCGTCGCCGCCGCCGCATCCCACCCCTGA
- a CDS encoding DUF3500 domain-containing protein gives MNRPAFLTLTAVGIALSLGLIAVNFSSVAPQAAAQAPAPAPDLLASPKVADVVEAADAFLATLSDEQRATAEIVLKSSLAVRWTNFPGGSNVRNGVFYRDLKPEQVEAALKVARVALGDEGFSRYQEVRAADDVFAKGGGGRGPGGPGGPAQKKGGDPAKKKGGGPGGGGAMFGSANYMIAFLGKPSKTKPWILQLGGHHLAINIYYKGTTGAATPYHVAAQPTVWKDDQGKTHDPLAPMRDSLHGLLISLTPEQSKRAKLDARFNDVYVGPGKDGKFPAKSEGVPVSELSETSKDFVRKAIAAWTGDSPQGVEYQKLYEAELDKVNLAYSGTTDVGERGDYVRLDGPRVWIEFATQGSDHYHTIWRDRLTDYGAEFSF, from the coding sequence ATGAATCGACCGGCCTTTCTCACCCTGACCGCCGTCGGCATCGCGTTGTCGCTCGGCTTGATCGCGGTCAACTTCAGTTCGGTCGCTCCCCAGGCTGCTGCCCAGGCCCCGGCGCCCGCCCCGGACCTGCTGGCCTCGCCGAAGGTCGCCGACGTCGTCGAGGCCGCGGACGCTTTCCTGGCCACGCTCTCGGACGAGCAGCGTGCGACCGCCGAGATCGTGCTCAAGTCGTCGCTCGCCGTCCGGTGGACGAACTTTCCTGGTGGGTCCAACGTCCGCAATGGCGTCTTCTACCGCGACCTTAAGCCTGAGCAGGTCGAGGCGGCGCTGAAAGTCGCCAGGGTCGCCCTGGGCGACGAGGGTTTCTCGCGATACCAGGAAGTCCGCGCGGCCGATGACGTCTTCGCCAAAGGGGGTGGCGGCCGAGGACCCGGCGGACCGGGTGGCCCGGCCCAGAAGAAGGGCGGCGATCCTGCCAAGAAGAAGGGCGGAGGCCCGGGTGGCGGCGGGGCGATGTTCGGCTCGGCGAATTATATGATCGCCTTCCTGGGCAAGCCGTCGAAGACGAAGCCCTGGATCCTGCAATTGGGCGGGCACCACCTCGCCATTAACATCTATTACAAGGGGACGACCGGAGCCGCGACTCCTTACCACGTCGCCGCACAGCCGACGGTGTGGAAGGACGACCAGGGCAAGACGCACGACCCGCTCGCCCCGATGCGCGACTCCCTGCACGGCTTGCTGATTTCCCTCACGCCCGAGCAATCGAAGCGGGCCAAGCTCGACGCGCGTTTCAATGACGTCTACGTCGGCCCGGGCAAGGACGGCAAGTTCCCCGCCAAGAGCGAGGGAGTGCCGGTCTCCGAGCTTTCCGAGACCTCGAAGGATTTCGTGCGGAAGGCGATCGCGGCCTGGACGGGCGACAGCCCCCAGGGCGTCGAATACCAGAAGCTCTACGAGGCCGAACTCGACAAGGTCAACTTGGCCTACTCGGGCACGACGGACGTGGGCGAGCGTGGAGACTACGTGCGACTCGACGGGCCGCGCGTCTGGATTGAGTTCGCCACGCAGGGTAGCGACCATTACCACACGATCTGGCGGGACCGGTTGACCGACTACGGCGCCGAATTTTCCTTCTGA
- a CDS encoding HupE/UreJ family protein yields MRRLLPILILLMAAAPAWGHPMPNSAIVLRLHRTGMDADLTLPIGELGVGWEKPLPPDAVEMVRQYGAALEDYVLAHVRPYAPDGRPWTVTVRKVTPVAEQNPDVRVLLSMTPPPGAPVDRLTFRYDVIFHHLITHTAVVSVASDWRNGVTGEAPVLLGSMRDTSTELVIDRSGGSWFRGFAAMFCLGARHIAEGTDHLLFLLALILPAPLVASGGRWGGYAGWRPAFRRIVKVVTAFTLGHSITLLLGVLGWVNLPGNLVESAIALSILISAVHASLPVFRGHEVFIAGGFGLVHGLAFASTLTGFGFDPWTMVSSVLGFNLGIEAVQLLVILAAMPWLVLLARSRVYGPFRIAGATLTGIAATAWLAERAFGWDNRLAPIVEGVASHVLWLLATLVALAVTATFTENTMSPGRRNHQIRRIGEAELDRADCVKA; encoded by the coding sequence ATGCGACGTCTGCTCCCGATCCTCATCCTCCTGATGGCGGCGGCCCCCGCGTGGGGCCATCCCATGCCCAACTCGGCGATCGTGCTCCGCCTCCATCGCACGGGAATGGACGCCGATTTGACGCTACCGATCGGCGAGTTGGGCGTGGGATGGGAGAAGCCGCTGCCTCCGGATGCCGTCGAAATGGTGCGGCAATACGGGGCGGCCCTCGAGGATTACGTCCTCGCCCATGTCCGCCCGTATGCTCCCGACGGCAGGCCCTGGACCGTGACGGTTCGCAAGGTGACCCCGGTCGCCGAGCAGAACCCCGATGTTCGGGTGCTGTTATCGATGACGCCGCCGCCCGGCGCGCCCGTGGATCGGCTGACATTCCGCTACGACGTGATCTTCCACCACCTGATCACGCACACGGCGGTGGTCTCCGTGGCCAGCGACTGGCGCAACGGCGTGACGGGTGAGGCACCCGTCCTCCTGGGTTCGATGCGCGACACCAGCACAGAGCTCGTCATCGACCGCTCCGGGGGCAGTTGGTTCCGGGGGTTCGCCGCCATGTTCTGCCTCGGTGCCCGCCACATCGCCGAGGGGACCGACCACCTCCTGTTCCTGTTGGCGTTGATCCTGCCCGCGCCGCTCGTGGCGTCGGGCGGGCGTTGGGGCGGCTATGCCGGATGGAGGCCGGCCTTCCGGCGGATCGTCAAGGTCGTGACCGCGTTCACCCTCGGCCACTCGATCACGCTTTTGTTAGGCGTGCTGGGATGGGTGAACCTGCCCGGGAATCTGGTCGAGTCGGCCATCGCGCTGTCAATTCTGATTTCGGCCGTCCATGCCTCGCTCCCGGTCTTCCGGGGCCACGAGGTCTTCATCGCCGGCGGCTTCGGCCTGGTTCACGGCCTGGCGTTCGCGTCGACCCTGACCGGCTTCGGCTTCGATCCCTGGACGATGGTCTCGAGCGTGTTGGGCTTCAATCTCGGGATTGAGGCCGTCCAGCTCCTGGTCATCCTGGCGGCCATGCCGTGGCTCGTGCTGCTGGCCCGCTCGCGCGTCTACGGACCGTTCCGCATCGCCGGGGCCACGCTCACCGGGATCGCGGCCACGGCATGGCTCGCCGAGCGGGCCTTCGGCTGGGACAATCGCCTCGCCCCGATCGTCGAGGGGGTCGCGTCTCACGTCCTCTGGCTGCTCGCGACCCTGGTCGCCCTGGCGGTCACCGCCACGTTCACGGAAAACACGATGAGTCCGGGAAGACGAAATCACCAGATCCGTCGGATTGGCGAAGCCGAGCTCGACCGCGCCGATTGCGTCAAAGCCTAG
- a CDS encoding glucosamine-6-phosphate deaminase, producing the protein MIPLVRELNLMGATIQVYHDAATASLAAAEQIARLTDEARASRGSAVLGLATGSTPIPVYEHLVDLTRAGKLAWEGVSTYNLDEYYPMSPVDPNSYRWFMHRHLFSLVNLPANQAHVLDGTVPEAFAAQHAADYDRWIDAAGGLDLQLLGIGRNGHIGFNEPTDLSAEVAAGLPTRMVDLHPTTSADAAKDFGGKLEKVPRRALTMGIGPILAARSILILAFGPNKADAVRKSLVGPVTAEVPASLLQTVAGKVTWMLDEAAAAQL; encoded by the coding sequence ATGATCCCGCTTGTCCGCGAACTGAACCTGATGGGCGCCACGATCCAGGTCTACCACGACGCGGCGACGGCGAGCCTGGCCGCCGCCGAGCAGATCGCCCGCCTGACCGACGAGGCCCGCGCCTCCCGCGGCTCGGCGGTGCTAGGGCTGGCCACCGGCAGCACGCCCATCCCGGTCTATGAGCACCTGGTCGACCTGACCCGCGCCGGAAAACTGGCCTGGGAAGGCGTGTCGACCTATAATCTCGACGAATATTACCCGATGTCGCCGGTCGACCCGAACAGCTATCGCTGGTTCATGCACCGGCACCTGTTCAGCCTGGTGAACCTGCCCGCCAACCAGGCGCATGTCCTCGACGGCACCGTCCCCGAGGCGTTCGCCGCGCAGCACGCGGCCGACTACGACCGCTGGATCGACGCCGCGGGAGGGCTCGACCTGCAACTGCTGGGCATTGGCCGGAACGGTCACATCGGCTTCAACGAGCCCACCGACCTGTCCGCCGAAGTCGCCGCGGGGCTGCCGACTCGGATGGTGGACCTGCACCCGACGACCTCCGCCGACGCGGCGAAGGACTTCGGCGGCAAACTGGAGAAGGTCCCCCGACGCGCGCTGACCATGGGCATCGGTCCCATTCTGGCGGCGCGTTCGATCCTGATCCTGGCATTCGGGCCCAACAAGGCCGACGCGGTGCGCAAGAGCCTCGTCGGCCCCGTCACCGCCGAGGTCCCCGCCTCGCTGCTCCAGACCGTGGCCGGCAAGGTCACCTGGATGCTCGACGAGGCCGCCGCCGCGCAGCTCTGA
- a CDS encoding 2-isopropylmalate synthase gives MAQDDSRILIFDTTLRDGEQSPGASMNIAEKVELARAIAALGVDIIEAGFPIASPGDFEAVRAIAAEVTDATVCALARSNDRDVDRAWEAIQFAQKPRIHVFLATSAIHREHKLKMSREQVIERAVASVTRAKGYCADIEFSPEDAARTEIDFLCEVVEAAIAAGATTVNIPDTVGYAVPSQYAKVIRTLFERVPNIGKAVVSAHCHDDLGMAVANTLAACEAGARQVECTINGIGERAGNAALEEIVMALKTRSDYYGLTTNIKTERLYPVSRMLTTITGLAVQRNKAIIGRNAFAHEAGIHQDGMLKERTTYEIMRPEEVGVPKTDLVLGKHSGRHALRDRVEELGFHLSDAQLEEVYTDFKVLADKKKEVYDEDLVVLIEKRIQNVQPLWELVSLHTTSGTNLLPTATVCIKRPDGTLVRDAAIGDGPVDAIFKAVERVTGVRADLREFSVRGVTQGKDAQGEVTLELSVESGDRAFRGRAASTDIIEASAYAYLNAVNAIASHRDRTVPREVIGRPGAGA, from the coding sequence ATGGCCCAGGATGACAGTCGGATCTTGATCTTCGACACCACGCTGCGCGACGGCGAGCAATCGCCCGGGGCGAGCATGAACATCGCCGAGAAGGTCGAGCTCGCCCGGGCGATCGCGGCGCTCGGCGTCGACATCATCGAGGCCGGCTTCCCGATCGCCTCCCCCGGCGACTTCGAAGCCGTGCGGGCCATCGCCGCCGAGGTTACCGACGCCACCGTCTGCGCACTCGCACGCAGCAACGACCGCGACGTCGACCGCGCCTGGGAGGCGATCCAGTTCGCCCAGAAGCCGCGGATCCACGTCTTCCTGGCCACCTCGGCGATCCACCGCGAGCACAAGCTGAAGATGTCCCGCGAGCAGGTCATCGAGCGCGCCGTGGCCAGCGTCACCCGCGCCAAGGGCTATTGCGCGGACATCGAGTTCAGCCCCGAGGACGCCGCACGCACCGAGATCGACTTCCTCTGCGAGGTCGTCGAGGCCGCCATCGCCGCCGGCGCCACCACGGTGAACATCCCCGACACCGTCGGCTACGCGGTCCCCAGCCAGTACGCCAAGGTGATCCGGACCCTGTTCGAGCGGGTGCCCAACATCGGCAAGGCGGTCGTCAGCGCCCACTGTCATGATGACCTGGGCATGGCCGTGGCCAACACCCTGGCCGCCTGCGAGGCCGGGGCACGGCAGGTCGAGTGCACCATCAACGGCATCGGCGAGCGCGCCGGCAACGCCGCGCTCGAAGAGATCGTCATGGCCCTGAAGACCAGGTCCGACTATTACGGCCTGACCACCAACATCAAGACCGAGCGGCTCTACCCGGTCAGCCGGATGCTGACGACCATCACCGGCCTGGCCGTCCAGCGCAACAAGGCGATCATCGGCCGCAACGCGTTCGCCCACGAGGCGGGCATCCATCAGGACGGGATGCTGAAGGAGCGGACCACCTACGAGATCATGAGGCCCGAGGAGGTCGGCGTCCCCAAGACCGACCTCGTCCTGGGCAAGCACTCCGGCCGCCACGCCCTGCGCGACCGCGTCGAGGAACTGGGCTTCCACCTGTCCGACGCCCAGCTGGAAGAGGTCTACACCGACTTCAAGGTGCTGGCGGACAAGAAGAAGGAAGTCTACGACGAGGACCTGGTCGTCCTGATCGAGAAGCGGATCCAGAACGTCCAGCCCCTCTGGGAGCTGGTCAGCCTGCACACGACCTCGGGCACCAATCTCCTGCCGACGGCCACCGTCTGCATCAAGCGGCCCGACGGCACCCTGGTGCGCGACGCGGCCATCGGCGATGGCCCGGTCGACGCCATCTTCAAGGCCGTCGAGCGTGTCACCGGCGTGCGGGCCGACCTGCGCGAGTTCTCGGTGCGCGGCGTGACCCAGGGTAAGGACGCGCAGGGCGAGGTGACCCTGGAGCTGTCCGTCGAGAGCGGCGACCGCGCCTTCCGCGGCCGCGCGGCCTCGACCGACATCATCGAGGCATCTGCTTACGCCTACCTCAACGCCGTCAACGCCATCGCCAGCCACCGAGACCGGACCGTCCCCCGCGAGGTCATCGGCCGACCGGGCGCCGGCGCCTGA
- a CDS encoding M56 family metallopeptidase has protein sequence MRTIVDAGLGNAAAVALLAIVAWLVGRLGGRPAWAHCAWLLVLLKLVTPPLVSVPLSWPTYLAAKPAAVEVEVASPLVAQPMAAPAEAAPISSEPADFVLVGLPAEFSADVDETEVTEVTEAPAAPVSPPIPTPIPVPTSRPIWPRLQSAAATHWRLAVALAWGAGSAAWLVCAATRVRRFRRVLRLASPAPEAVQARSDALAHSLGLRQGPKVWVIPGAVSPLLWAFGEAPRVIVPSGLWGRLDDLQRDTLLVHELAHLRRRDHWVRLLELLATAIYWWHPVAWWARRALRQAEEQCCDAWVVWALPGAARSYATALIETVDFLSESRPVVPLAASGAGPVDDLKERLTMLVNGAPPRSLTPAGRLAVLGLAVALLPLLPTAARSAADSPEFRAVPLAFNFTAVADDDDEAKKEVEAKAKKEAAEAEELSEKAEKLAEKAEAEASKIEEQAEAIAAKIEAQVEVIAEQVEAQAEALAEKAEALAEKAGAEAEALGEKLGKQAEALAESMQAKALELGDSALKSLNSQLETAKEDDEAGDPDIKQFKEKVREQTRGIDRKKLDELRQKSLELRAKNREERRKPLSPEKQAEVDKARGELKQAEKALAAAAKKLAELQGHPQFNLMFRIDSGETTSTLSGQEGHGAVTIKGHPLDGKDVVVIGEDGKEDEKAKAEQDKEKSNDDKAKAEKDKEKGNKERKQLREKQQQAKEKARRDARNLRRPEPPVPPVPPVPPVPPADVKAPSGDQERRLAEMEKKLDRLIEALKKDKDDN, from the coding sequence ATGCGGACGATCGTGGATGCGGGCTTGGGCAACGCCGCGGCGGTCGCGCTGCTGGCGATCGTGGCCTGGCTGGTGGGTCGCCTGGGCGGCAGGCCGGCCTGGGCGCACTGCGCCTGGCTGCTGGTCCTGCTCAAGCTGGTGACCCCGCCGCTGGTGAGCGTGCCGCTCTCGTGGCCGACGTACCTGGCCGCGAAGCCAGCCGCCGTGGAAGTCGAGGTGGCCAGCCCTCTGGTGGCCCAACCGATGGCGGCGCCGGCCGAGGCGGCTCCGATCAGCTCCGAGCCTGCGGATTTCGTCCTGGTCGGCCTGCCGGCCGAGTTCTCGGCGGACGTGGATGAGACCGAGGTGACTGAAGTGACCGAGGCGCCCGCCGCCCCGGTTTCACCACCGATTCCGACACCGATCCCCGTCCCGACGTCGCGACCGATCTGGCCCCGGCTGCAATCGGCGGCCGCGACTCACTGGCGGCTGGCCGTAGCCCTGGCCTGGGGGGCGGGTTCGGCCGCCTGGCTGGTCTGCGCGGCGACGCGGGTCCGGCGCTTCCGCCGGGTCTTGAGGCTGGCGAGCCCGGCGCCAGAGGCCGTCCAGGCCCGATCCGACGCGCTGGCGCATTCCCTGGGCCTGAGGCAAGGGCCCAAGGTCTGGGTGATTCCGGGGGCGGTCTCCCCCCTGCTCTGGGCGTTCGGCGAGGCCCCGCGGGTGATCGTCCCTTCGGGGTTGTGGGGCCGGCTGGACGACCTCCAGCGGGACACCTTGCTGGTGCACGAGCTGGCCCACCTGAGACGCCGGGACCACTGGGTCCGGCTGCTGGAACTGCTGGCGACGGCCATCTACTGGTGGCATCCGGTGGCCTGGTGGGCGCGACGTGCGTTGCGCCAGGCCGAGGAGCAATGCTGCGACGCCTGGGTCGTCTGGGCCCTTCCGGGCGCCGCCCGATCGTATGCGACGGCCCTGATCGAGACCGTCGATTTCCTGTCCGAGTCCAGGCCCGTGGTCCCGCTGGCCGCCAGCGGAGCCGGGCCCGTCGATGACCTAAAGGAGAGACTGACCATGCTCGTCAACGGTGCCCCGCCGCGAAGCCTCACACCGGCCGGCCGCCTGGCCGTCCTGGGCCTGGCCGTCGCGCTGCTGCCGCTGCTCCCCACCGCGGCCCGCTCGGCCGCCGATTCCCCCGAGTTCCGCGCCGTCCCCCTGGCGTTCAACTTCACCGCCGTCGCCGATGACGACGATGAGGCCAAGAAGGAAGTCGAAGCCAAGGCGAAGAAGGAAGCGGCCGAGGCCGAGGAGCTGTCCGAAAAGGCCGAGAAGCTGGCCGAGAAGGCCGAAGCCGAGGCTTCGAAGATCGAGGAGCAGGCCGAGGCCATCGCCGCCAAGATCGAGGCCCAGGTCGAGGTCATCGCCGAGCAGGTCGAGGCTCAGGCCGAAGCCCTGGCCGAGAAGGCGGAAGCCCTGGCCGAGAAGGCCGGCGCCGAGGCCGAAGCCCTGGGCGAGAAGCTGGGCAAGCAGGCCGAGGCCCTGGCCGAGTCGATGCAGGCCAAGGCCCTCGAGTTGGGCGACAGCGCCTTGAAGAGCCTGAACTCGCAGCTCGAAACCGCGAAGGAGGACGACGAGGCGGGCGACCCCGACATCAAGCAGTTCAAAGAGAAGGTGCGGGAGCAGACCCGAGGCATCGACCGCAAGAAGCTCGATGAGCTGCGTCAGAAATCGCTCGAACTCCGGGCGAAGAATCGCGAAGAGCGACGCAAGCCCCTCAGCCCGGAGAAGCAGGCCGAGGTCGACAAGGCCCGCGGCGAGCTGAAGCAGGCCGAGAAGGCCCTGGCCGCCGCCGCCAAGAAGCTGGCGGAGCTGCAAGGTCATCCCCAGTTCAACCTGATGTTCCGGATCGATTCCGGCGAAACGACGTCCACCCTGTCGGGCCAGGAAGGCCACGGGGCGGTCACCATCAAAGGCCACCCGCTCGACGGCAAGGACGTCGTGGTCATCGGCGAGGATGGCAAGGAAGACGAAAAGGCCAAGGCCGAGCAGGACAAGGAGAAGAGCAACGACGACAAGGCCAAGGCCGAGAAGGATAAGGAGAAGGGCAACAAGGAGAGGAAGCAGCTGAGGGAGAAGCAGCAGCAGGCGAAGGAGAAGGCACGACGCGACGCCCGCAACCTCCGCCGGCCCGAGCCGCCGGTCCCTCCCGTGCCCCCGGTGCCCCCCGTGCCGCCCGCGGACGTGAAGGCGCCGTCCGGCGACCAGGAGCGGCGGCTGGCCGAGATGGAGAAGAAGCTCGACCGGCTGATCGAAGCCCTGAAGAAGGATAAAGACGACAACTGA